From Nguyenibacter vanlangensis, one genomic window encodes:
- a CDS encoding SDR family oxidoreductase: MDETGRIALVTGAVRGIGLETARQLGRQGMHVLVAGRRHDQAEHVAQRLRDEGVSAEGVVLDIGNTAQQIALRDWIAGTHGRLDVLVNNAGVLLDRGPGGVAPPPSATPIQILRDTFEINLFATVQLTQILLPLILKSKAGRIVNLSSILGSLGEHSNPASSIYGKLTFAYDASKTALNAFTVHLAHELKDTGIKVNSAHPGWVRTEMGGEAAPLDVAAGALTSVRLATLPDDGPTGGFFHMDRTLPW; the protein is encoded by the coding sequence ATGGATGAAACGGGACGGATCGCGCTGGTGACGGGGGCGGTGCGGGGCATCGGCCTGGAGACCGCGCGGCAACTGGGGCGGCAGGGAATGCACGTGCTGGTGGCCGGGCGCCGCCACGACCAGGCGGAGCATGTGGCGCAGCGTCTGCGCGACGAAGGCGTGTCGGCCGAGGGCGTCGTGCTGGATATCGGCAATACGGCGCAGCAGATCGCCCTGCGCGACTGGATCGCCGGCACGCATGGGCGGCTGGACGTGCTGGTGAACAATGCCGGCGTGCTGCTGGACCGCGGCCCCGGCGGCGTCGCCCCGCCGCCCTCGGCCACGCCGATCCAGATCCTGCGCGATACGTTCGAGATCAATCTGTTCGCGACCGTGCAACTGACGCAGATCCTGCTGCCGCTGATCCTGAAGTCGAAGGCCGGGCGGATCGTGAACCTGTCGAGCATCCTGGGTTCGCTGGGCGAGCACAGCAACCCGGCATCGTCGATCTATGGCAAGCTGACCTTTGCCTATGACGCGTCGAAGACGGCGCTGAACGCCTTTACCGTGCATCTGGCGCATGAGCTGAAGGATACCGGGATCAAGGTGAATTCGGCCCATCCCGGCTGGGTCCGCACCGAGATGGGGGGCGAGGCCGCGCCGCTGGACGTGGCGGCGGGCGCCCTGACCAGCGTGCGCCTGGCGACCCTGCCGGATGACGGGCCGACCGGGGGATTCTTCCATATGGACCGTACGCTTCCCTGGTAA
- a CDS encoding NAD(P)/FAD-dependent oxidoreductase — translation MRDVDAIVLGAGAAGLMTALTAGQRGRRVAVLDHADEAGRKILISGGGRCNFTNLDCAATRFLSGNPHFAKSALARFGPADILAMIERHRIAWHEKTLGQLFCDGSARAVVAMLLAECAAGGVTIGLSHRITDVSLSDRFVVTTDRGVYRAPALVLATGGLSIPKMGASGLSHVIARQFGLCVTDTAPALVPLTLDVAAWPWVRELSGVSLPVAARCGKARFDEAMLFTHRGLSGPAILQISSYWQAGQEICLDLLPGIDAAGALRAAKRQRPRIEGRTALAGLLPQRLAQAMAAHHLPDGRLGDIPDAALNRLGQILSRWGLTPSGTEGFAKAEVTRGGIDTRGLSSRTMAARAVPGLYAVGEAVDVTGWLGGYNFQWAWASGHAAGCAIAEAA, via the coding sequence ATGCGGGACGTGGATGCGATCGTCCTGGGGGCCGGCGCCGCCGGGCTGATGACGGCGCTGACGGCGGGGCAACGCGGGCGGCGCGTCGCGGTGCTGGACCATGCCGACGAGGCCGGGCGGAAGATCCTGATTTCTGGGGGCGGGCGCTGCAATTTTACCAATCTGGATTGCGCCGCCACCCGCTTTCTGTCCGGCAATCCGCATTTCGCCAAATCGGCGCTGGCGCGGTTCGGGCCGGCCGACATCCTGGCGATGATCGAACGGCACAGGATCGCCTGGCACGAGAAGACGCTGGGCCAGCTTTTCTGCGACGGGTCGGCCCGCGCGGTGGTCGCGATGCTGCTGGCGGAATGCGCGGCCGGCGGGGTGACGATCGGCCTGTCGCACCGAATCACCGATGTCAGCCTGTCCGACCGGTTCGTGGTGACCACCGACCGGGGCGTCTATCGTGCGCCCGCGCTGGTGCTGGCGACCGGCGGGCTGTCGATACCCAAGATGGGGGCGAGCGGGCTGTCGCACGTGATCGCCAGGCAGTTCGGCCTGTGCGTGACGGACACCGCGCCGGCGCTGGTGCCGCTGACGTTGGATGTGGCGGCGTGGCCGTGGGTGCGGGAGCTGTCGGGCGTGTCGCTGCCCGTGGCGGCGCGGTGCGGCAAGGCGCGGTTCGACGAGGCGATGCTGTTCACCCATCGCGGGCTGTCGGGTCCGGCGATCCTGCAGATTTCGTCCTATTGGCAGGCGGGGCAGGAGATCTGCCTGGACCTGCTGCCGGGGATCGACGCCGCCGGGGCGCTGCGGGCGGCCAAGCGGCAGCGGCCGCGGATCGAAGGACGCACCGCGTTGGCGGGGCTGTTGCCGCAGCGGCTTGCGCAGGCGATGGCCGCGCACCATCTGCCTGACGGGCGTCTCGGCGATATTCCCGACGCGGCGCTGAACCGGCTGGGACAGATCCTGTCCCGCTGGGGCCTGACCCCGTCCGGCACCGAGGGCTTCGCCAAGGCCGAGGTGACGCGCGGGGGGATCGACACGCGCGGCCTGTCGTCGCGCACCATGGCGGCGCGGGCGGTTCCGGGCCTCTATGCGGTGGGCGAGGCCGTCGACGTGACGGGCTGGCTGGGGGGCTACAACTTCCAGTGGGCCTGGGCCAGCGGGCATGCGGCGGGATGCGCCATCGCCGAGGCGGCCTGA
- a CDS encoding glutathione S-transferase family protein, giving the protein MRILYHLPLSPYSRKVRLVLGEKRLPFELMMERVWDRRPDYLAANPACTVPLLVEENGLSIPDSSVICEYLEEAYPDTPLLGRTLAERVEVRRLVAWFDQKFAIEVTHNLLNEKVLKRISGRGNPDGNALRAGYANIRYHLSYIDWLAETRKWLAGPALSLADFAAAAHLSCLDFINDVDWSKAPAAKDWYARIKSRPCFRSLLNDRVTGIVPPDHYADLDF; this is encoded by the coding sequence ATGCGTATCCTCTATCATCTTCCGCTGTCGCCCTATTCCCGCAAGGTTCGTCTGGTGCTGGGCGAAAAGCGATTGCCGTTCGAACTGATGATGGAGCGGGTGTGGGACCGGCGCCCGGATTATCTGGCGGCCAATCCGGCGTGCACGGTGCCCCTGCTGGTCGAGGAGAACGGGCTGTCGATCCCCGATTCGTCGGTGATCTGCGAATATCTGGAAGAGGCCTATCCCGACACGCCGCTGCTGGGCCGCACCCTGGCCGAGCGGGTCGAGGTGCGGCGTCTGGTCGCGTGGTTCGACCAGAAATTCGCGATCGAGGTCACGCACAACCTGCTGAACGAAAAGGTGCTGAAGCGCATTTCGGGGCGCGGCAATCCCGACGGCAATGCGCTGCGCGCCGGCTATGCCAATATCCGCTATCACCTTTCCTATATCGACTGGCTGGCCGAGACGCGGAAATGGCTGGCCGGGCCCGCGCTGTCGCTGGCCGATTTCGCGGCGGCGGCCCATCTGTCATGCCTGGATTTCATCAACGACGTGGACTGGTCCAAGGCGCCGGCGGCCAAGGACTGGTATGCGCGGATCAAGTCGCGCCCGTGTTTCCGCTCGCTGCTGAATGACCGGGTGACGGGGATCGTGCCGCCCGACCATTATGCGGACCTCGATTTCTGA
- the minC gene encoding septum site-determining protein MinC produces the protein MPDESSPLPRIRARGRSFLALVLSPEAALDDWLRGLDAQIARSPSFFVGKPIILDLGLLSADAEGLDGLLAALLARGVRIIAIEGGDRGWPALAGWDWPDGFAGGRASGPVDLPDEDESPVPASQGTASQAAASLIVEGPIRSGQAILHPDGDVIIVGSVASGAEISAGGSVHVYGTLRGRVIAGMGGQDGARIFAQAMKAELLAIDGYYMIAEDIDAALHGKPAQALLQDDTIVVRKLD, from the coding sequence TTGCCCGACGAATCCAGCCCCCTGCCCCGCATCCGCGCCCGCGGCCGCTCCTTCCTGGCCCTCGTGCTCTCGCCCGAGGCGGCGCTCGATGACTGGCTGCGCGGGCTGGACGCGCAGATCGCGCGCTCCCCGTCTTTTTTCGTCGGCAAGCCGATCATTCTCGATCTGGGCCTGCTGTCGGCCGACGCCGAAGGGCTGGACGGACTCCTTGCGGCGCTCCTGGCGCGCGGCGTGCGGATCATCGCGATCGAAGGCGGCGATCGCGGCTGGCCGGCGCTGGCCGGATGGGACTGGCCGGACGGATTCGCGGGCGGACGGGCCTCGGGCCCGGTCGACCTGCCGGACGAGGACGAATCGCCCGTCCCCGCGTCCCAAGGCACCGCATCCCAGGCCGCCGCATCGCTGATCGTCGAGGGACCGATCCGGTCGGGACAGGCGATCCTGCATCCTGACGGGGATGTGATCATCGTCGGATCGGTGGCATCGGGCGCCGAAATCTCCGCCGGCGGATCGGTGCATGTCTATGGCACGCTGCGCGGGCGGGTCATCGCCGGCATGGGCGGACAGGACGGCGCGCGGATCTTCGCACAGGCGATGAAGGCCGAATTGCTGGCGATCGACGGCTATTACATGATCGCCGAGGACATCGACGCGGCCCTGCACGGCAAGCCGGCCCAGGCGCTGCTGCAGGACGACACCATCGTGGTGCGCAAGCTGGACTAG
- the minD gene encoding septum site-determining protein MinD: protein MAKVLVVTSGKGGVGKTTSTAALGAALAQTGKNVVVVDFDVGLRNLDLVMGAERRVVFDLINVVQGDAKLAQALIRDKRVETLSILPASQTRDKDALTPEGVARVIGELREKFDWVICDSPAGIERGAQLAMHHADQAIVVTNPEVSSVRDSDRIIGMLDSTTERAKKGEKIDKHLLLTRYDPARAARGEMLRTDDVLEILSIPLLGIVPESEEVLRASNLGTPVTLSNPTSAPARAYFEAIRRLEGEKLDVSVPTERKGLFDWLFKRSVA from the coding sequence ATGGCCAAGGTGCTGGTTGTCACATCCGGAAAGGGCGGAGTCGGCAAGACGACCTCGACCGCCGCCCTCGGCGCGGCACTGGCCCAGACGGGGAAGAATGTCGTCGTCGTCGATTTCGATGTCGGCCTGCGGAACCTGGACCTTGTCATGGGCGCCGAACGGCGCGTGGTCTTCGACCTGATCAATGTCGTGCAGGGCGACGCCAAGCTGGCGCAGGCGCTGATCCGCGACAAGCGGGTCGAAACCCTGTCGATCCTGCCGGCATCGCAGACCCGCGACAAGGACGCGCTGACCCCCGAGGGCGTGGCCCGGGTGATCGGGGAACTGCGCGAGAAATTCGACTGGGTGATCTGCGACAGCCCCGCCGGGATCGAACGCGGCGCCCAGCTCGCGATGCACCACGCCGACCAGGCGATCGTGGTGACCAATCCCGAAGTCTCGTCGGTGCGCGACAGCGACCGCATCATCGGCATGCTGGACAGCACCACCGAACGCGCGAAAAAGGGCGAGAAGATCGACAAGCATCTGCTTCTCACCCGCTACGACCCGGCCCGCGCGGCGCGCGGCGAGATGCTGCGCACCGACGACGTGCTGGAAATCCTGTCGATCCCGCTGCTCGGCATCGTCCCGGAAAGCGAGGAAGTGCTGCGGGCGTCGAACCTCGGCACCCCCGTCACGTTGTCCAATCCGACCAGCGCCCCGGCCCGGGCCTATTTCGAGGCGATCCGCCGCCTGGAGGGCGAGAAGCTGGACGTCAGCGTGCCGACCGAGCGCAAGGGCCTGTTCGACTGGCTGTTCAAGCGGAGCGTGGCATGA
- the minE gene encoding cell division topological specificity factor MinE — translation MSFLANLFGRKSSAPIARDRLQILLAHERVAGEGQSELIAKLQEEILEVIKRHLAIDQDKVQIKMDRGTGVSMLEIDIEVPEMKAREAKASEATDKVEQPEPSSA, via the coding sequence ATGAGCTTTCTGGCAAACCTGTTCGGACGCAAATCCTCGGCCCCGATCGCCCGCGACCGCCTGCAGATCCTCCTCGCCCACGAACGGGTGGCCGGCGAAGGCCAGTCCGAGCTGATCGCGAAGCTGCAGGAGGAAATCCTCGAGGTCATCAAGCGGCACCTCGCCATCGACCAGGACAAGGTCCAGATCAAGATGGACCGCGGCACCGGCGTGTCGATGCTGGAAATCGACATCGAAGTGCCCGAGATGAAGGCGCGCGAAGCGAAAGCTTCCGAAGCGACGGACAAGGTCGAACAGCCCGAGCCCTCCTCGGCCTGA
- a CDS encoding ABC transporter ATP-binding protein, translating into MVRPIRPQSRGQPILARDTDTTITDTTITDDQLVRYLGRPLPFIFRYVRRHALQHVVIFLSVAVAVGCTVGATYATRFLIDTMTAHGAHDMGPIWRAVAFLVVVIAADNLSWRVAGWFATHAFVAITGDVRRDLFRYLTGHSAAFFAERMPGAMATRISTSAVSLFTLENLAAWNVLPPCLNVALSIGLLLTVSPLMAGVIVALSAGLCYLMFRMAAGGRGLHQHFASEAARVDGEMLDVINNVSLVRSFGMAQYERLRLGRTMRQEMTARGRSLRYLEKLRLLHAVLTAVLTAGLLGWVVMLWHLGQASIGDVVMVTNLGFMILHGTRDLAVALVETIQHISRLDEALAAILVRHEMVDSPEARGFAESSRGEVVFRDVTFAYPGGQPVLSHFNLTIAAGSRVGLVGRSGSGKSTILALIQRLRYVQGGEIEIDGIDIRDLDEESLRACMSVVPQDVSMLRRSVLENIRYGKPDATDEEVLAAAAAAGCRDFIEAMPEGFETEVGDRGVKLSGGQRQRIAIARAFLRNAPILILDEATSALDSESEQHVQAALDRLKIGRTVIAVAHRLSTLRDFDRIVVMDHGRIVQDGPVGLLERTAGPYREFLERQAMSIEGAF; encoded by the coding sequence ATGGTCCGGCCGATCCGGCCGCAATCGAGAGGGCAGCCGATTTTGGCGCGTGACACCGATACCACCATCACAGATACCACCATCACAGACGACCAGTTGGTCCGCTATCTGGGCCGGCCGCTGCCTTTTATCTTTCGCTATGTGCGGCGCCACGCGCTTCAGCATGTCGTGATTTTCCTCTCGGTCGCGGTGGCGGTCGGCTGCACGGTCGGCGCGACCTATGCCACGCGGTTCCTGATCGACACCATGACGGCGCACGGCGCCCACGACATGGGGCCGATCTGGCGGGCGGTCGCCTTCCTGGTGGTGGTGATCGCCGCCGACAACCTGTCCTGGCGGGTGGCGGGCTGGTTCGCCACCCATGCGTTCGTGGCCATCACCGGCGACGTGCGGCGCGACCTGTTCCGCTACCTGACCGGCCATTCCGCGGCCTTCTTCGCCGAGCGGATGCCCGGCGCGATGGCGACGCGCATCTCGACCTCGGCGGTGTCGCTGTTCACGCTGGAAAACCTGGCGGCGTGGAACGTGCTGCCGCCCTGCCTGAACGTCGCGCTGTCGATCGGCCTGCTGCTGACCGTCAGCCCGCTGATGGCCGGCGTGATCGTCGCCCTGTCCGCCGGGCTTTGCTATCTGATGTTCCGCATGGCGGCGGGGGGGCGCGGGCTGCACCAGCATTTCGCGTCGGAAGCGGCGCGGGTGGATGGCGAGATGCTGGACGTCATCAACAATGTCTCGCTGGTGCGGTCGTTCGGCATGGCGCAGTACGAGCGCCTGCGCCTGGGCCGGACGATGCGGCAGGAGATGACCGCCCGCGGCCGTTCGCTGCGGTACCTGGAGAAGCTGCGCCTGCTCCATGCGGTGCTGACCGCGGTGCTGACCGCCGGGCTGCTGGGATGGGTGGTCATGCTGTGGCATCTGGGACAGGCCAGCATCGGCGACGTGGTCATGGTGACGAATCTGGGCTTCATGATCCTGCACGGCACGCGGGACCTGGCCGTGGCCCTGGTCGAGACCATCCAGCATATCTCGCGGCTGGACGAGGCGCTGGCCGCCATCCTGGTCCGGCATGAGATGGTCGATTCCCCCGAGGCGCGCGGCTTTGCCGAATCGTCGCGGGGCGAGGTGGTGTTCCGCGACGTCACCTTCGCTTATCCCGGCGGCCAGCCGGTGCTGTCGCATTTCAACCTGACGATCGCGGCCGGGTCGCGGGTCGGGCTGGTGGGGCGTTCGGGATCGGGCAAGAGCACGATCCTGGCCCTGATCCAGCGCCTGCGCTACGTGCAGGGCGGGGAGATCGAGATCGACGGCATCGATATCCGCGACCTGGACGAAGAAAGCCTGCGCGCCTGCATGTCGGTCGTGCCGCAGGACGTGTCGATGCTGCGCCGGTCGGTGCTGGAAAATATCCGCTATGGCAAGCCCGACGCGACGGACGAGGAAGTGCTGGCCGCCGCCGCCGCCGCCGGTTGCCGCGACTTCATCGAGGCGATGCCCGAGGGGTTCGAGACCGAGGTCGGCGACCGCGGGGTGAAGCTGTCCGGCGGCCAGCGCCAGCGGATCGCCATCGCCCGGGCGTTCCTGCGCAATGCGCCGATCCTGATCTTGGACGAGGCCACCAGCGCGCTGGACAGCGAGAGCGAGCAGCATGTGCAGGCGGCGCTGGACCGGTTGAAAATCGGGCGGACCGTGATTGCCGTGGCGCATCGGCTGTCGACCCTGCGCGATTTCGACCGGATCGTGGTCATGGATCACGGGCGGATCGTCCAGGATGGTCCGGTCGGGCTGCTGGAGCGCACCGCGGGCCCGTATCGCGAATTCCTGGAGCGGCAGGCCATGTCGATCGAAGGCGCATTCTGA
- a CDS encoding glycosyltransferase family 4 protein produces MRIAQVAPLHEAVPPKLYGGTERVVSFLTEELTAMGHDVTLFASGDSVTSARLNACWPQALRLDPAIRDPIAPHMLMMELVARAADQFDILHFHMDYWPFTHFSRQATPMLTTMHGRLDLMELQPIFNAFPKVPIVSISDNQRTPLPQAHYVRTVLHGLPEKLLTPQPGPRDYFAFLGRICPEKGVDKAIRIARALNVPLKIAAKIDKVDADYFDREIAPMLGAGVELIGEINDRQKPAFLSGARALLMPIDWPEPFGLVMIEAMACGTPVVAFRRGSVPEVLEDGLTGLIVDDEHEAIAACARLPELNSTAIRRRFEERFTARRMAQDYLELYNQLIDGRVPPEKFL; encoded by the coding sequence ATGCGTATCGCCCAGGTCGCGCCCCTTCACGAAGCGGTCCCCCCCAAGCTCTATGGCGGGACCGAGCGCGTCGTCTCCTTCCTGACGGAAGAACTCACCGCGATGGGCCATGACGTCACCCTGTTCGCCAGCGGCGACAGCGTGACGTCCGCCCGCCTGAATGCCTGCTGGCCGCAGGCATTGCGCCTCGATCCGGCGATTCGCGACCCGATCGCGCCGCACATGCTGATGATGGAGCTGGTCGCCCGCGCGGCGGATCAGTTCGATATCCTGCATTTCCATATGGATTACTGGCCCTTCACCCATTTCAGCCGCCAGGCGACGCCGATGCTGACCACCATGCACGGCCGGCTGGACCTGATGGAGCTGCAGCCGATCTTCAACGCCTTCCCCAAGGTGCCGATCGTCTCGATCTCCGACAATCAGCGCACCCCCCTGCCCCAGGCCCATTACGTGCGCACCGTCCTGCACGGCCTGCCCGAAAAGCTGCTGACGCCGCAGCCCGGTCCGCGCGATTATTTCGCCTTCCTGGGCAGGATCTGCCCGGAAAAAGGCGTAGACAAGGCAATCCGCATCGCCCGCGCGCTGAACGTGCCGCTGAAGATCGCCGCGAAGATCGACAAGGTCGACGCCGACTATTTCGACCGCGAGATCGCCCCGATGCTGGGCGCCGGCGTGGAACTGATCGGCGAGATCAACGACCGGCAGAAGCCGGCCTTCCTGTCCGGGGCCAGGGCGCTGCTGATGCCGATCGACTGGCCCGAACCGTTCGGCCTGGTGATGATCGAGGCGATGGCCTGCGGCACGCCCGTCGTGGCCTTCCGCCGCGGTTCGGTGCCCGAAGTGCTGGAAGACGGGCTGACCGGCCTGATCGTCGATGACGAGCACGAGGCGATCGCCGCCTGCGCGCGCCTGCCCGAACTGAACAGCACCGCCATCCGCCGACGGTTCGAGGAACGTTTCACCGCCCGCCGCATGGCCCAGGATTATCTCGAACTTTATAACCAGTTGATCGACGGTCGTGTCCCGCCCGAGAAATTCTTATGA
- a CDS encoding anhydro-N-acetylmuramic acid kinase, whose translation MIRVIGLMSGTSLDGVDAACLETDGVTIGATGPAVTVPFSAELRGRMRDIYGHAAMISPGDPELRAVERELTLLHVQAVRALDWPAELIGFHGQTILHRPEDARTWQIGDAGLLSRELGLPVVHDFRSADVRAGGEGAPLVPVFHDALAHDMARPLAVLNIGGVANLSLLGPGGRLVACDVGPGNALLDDWAMRHTGVPYDRDGALARAGQVSQRVLAALMSDPFFVRGAPKSLDRMSFHRGMELLSDLSAEDGAATLAAFTVRAVANTRLPFLPRRWLVCGGGRHNPVLMEGLSHSLTVPVAPVEAVGWDGDALEAQCFAFLAMRSVRGLALSFPDTTGVAQPVTGGRLHLDGVAEAAARVVTAWRPA comes from the coding sequence ATGATCCGGGTAATCGGGCTGATGAGCGGAACGTCCCTGGACGGGGTGGATGCGGCGTGCCTGGAGACGGATGGCGTGACGATCGGGGCCACGGGGCCTGCCGTGACCGTTCCCTTCTCGGCCGAACTGCGGGGGCGCATGCGCGACATCTATGGGCATGCCGCCATGATCTCGCCCGGCGACCCGGAGCTTCGCGCGGTCGAGCGCGAACTGACGCTGCTGCATGTCCAGGCGGTGCGTGCGCTGGATTGGCCCGCCGAACTGATCGGCTTTCACGGCCAGACGATCCTGCATCGGCCCGAGGATGCCCGCACCTGGCAGATCGGTGACGCCGGGCTGCTGTCGCGGGAGCTGGGCCTGCCGGTCGTGCATGATTTCCGAAGCGCCGACGTGCGGGCGGGGGGCGAGGGCGCGCCGCTGGTGCCGGTGTTTCATGATGCGCTGGCGCACGACATGGCGCGGCCGCTGGCCGTGCTGAATATCGGCGGGGTGGCCAATCTGTCGCTGCTGGGGCCGGGGGGACGCCTGGTGGCCTGCGATGTCGGGCCGGGAAACGCGCTGCTGGACGATTGGGCCATGCGCCATACCGGCGTGCCCTATGATCGCGACGGGGCGCTGGCCCGGGCCGGGCAGGTCAGCCAGCGGGTGCTGGCGGCCTTGATGAGCGATCCGTTCTTCGTGCGCGGGGCGCCGAAATCGCTGGATCGCATGTCGTTCCATCGCGGCATGGAATTGCTCTCGGACCTGTCGGCCGAGGACGGCGCCGCGACGCTGGCGGCCTTCACCGTGCGGGCGGTCGCCAATACCAGGCTGCCGTTCCTGCCTCGCCGCTGGCTGGTCTGCGGCGGCGGGCGGCATAATCCGGTGCTGATGGAGGGGCTGAGCCACAGCCTGACGGTGCCCGTCGCGCCGGTCGAGGCGGTGGGATGGGATGGCGACGCGCTGGAGGCGCAATGTTTCGCCTTTCTGGCGATGCGCAGCGTCCGTGGCCTGGCCTTGTCCTTTCCGGACACCACGGGGGTCGCGCAGCCGGTCACCGGGGGCCGGCTGCATCTGGACGGGGTGGCCGAGGCGGCCGCGCGGGTCGTCACCGCGTGGCGGCCGGCTTGA
- a CDS encoding YncE family protein, whose amino-acid sequence MRFGFLPPFCLSLLLSTAFVLQARTAPRTARSATVLSANDAHSILRDGVQVLPKPLGPDTLSILDLQPSGLWAVRSSIDVPASVIGPPSALTLTPDGRIALAASASKPDPADRRIVPDDRISVIDLSGPRPRVIQQVTSAPGTTTLRLTPDRKHVLAANGAGGVLTWFRFDGRHLGARKTIALPVENGFPGGLAITPDGKRALVSLWKGDRVLVLHIDGDDIALAPDPLEIGPGPWNIRLTRDGHYAVMGILGHGEGLPGALSVLDLTASPIREIQRVRVPNAPEGLDISADGRYVAVVSQNGSALAPSSPRYHDRGIVTVFSLRDGHLAQLAQAPGTLWPQGLVFAPDGRTILVQGVMDRALRTLSWNGSALTVVGDTILPGGGANIERQR is encoded by the coding sequence ATGCGTTTCGGGTTTCTGCCTCCGTTCTGTCTTTCTCTGCTGCTCTCCACCGCTTTCGTCCTTCAGGCCCGGACCGCCCCCCGGACTGCCCGGTCGGCGACCGTCCTTTCGGCCAATGACGCGCATTCGATCCTGCGGGACGGCGTCCAGGTCCTGCCGAAACCGCTCGGGCCCGACACGCTGTCGATTCTGGACCTTCAGCCGAGCGGCCTTTGGGCGGTGCGCAGCAGCATCGACGTCCCCGCCAGCGTGATCGGACCGCCGAGCGCGCTCACGCTCACGCCGGACGGCAGGATCGCCCTGGCCGCCTCGGCATCGAAACCCGACCCGGCCGACCGGCGGATCGTTCCCGACGACCGGATCAGCGTCATCGACCTCTCCGGCCCCCGGCCGCGCGTGATCCAGCAGGTCACCTCCGCCCCGGGCACGACGACCCTGCGCCTCACCCCGGACCGGAAGCACGTGCTGGCCGCCAACGGCGCGGGCGGCGTGCTGACATGGTTCCGCTTCGACGGGCGGCACCTCGGCGCGCGCAAGACGATCGCGCTGCCGGTGGAAAACGGCTTCCCCGGCGGGCTGGCGATTACCCCGGACGGCAAGCGCGCGCTGGTCAGCCTGTGGAAGGGCGACAGGGTCCTGGTCCTGCATATCGACGGCGACGACATCGCGCTCGCCCCCGATCCGCTGGAGATCGGACCCGGGCCATGGAACATCCGCCTGACCCGGGACGGGCATTATGCCGTGATGGGCATTCTCGGCCATGGCGAGGGACTGCCCGGCGCCCTGTCGGTGCTGGACCTGACGGCATCGCCCATTCGCGAAATCCAGCGCGTCCGCGTTCCCAACGCTCCGGAAGGACTGGATATCTCCGCCGACGGCCGATACGTCGCCGTGGTGTCGCAGAACGGGTCCGCCCTGGCGCCGTCCTCGCCCCGCTATCACGACCGGGGCATCGTCACCGTCTTTTCGCTGCGCGACGGCCACCTGGCGCAACTGGCCCAGGCCCCCGGCACGCTCTGGCCCCAGGGCCTCGTCTTCGCCCCCGACGGAAGGACGATCCTGGTCCAGGGCGTGATGGACCGCGCGCTGCGCACGCTGTCATGGAACGGCAGCGCCCTCACGGTCGTGGGAGACACGATTCTGCCTGGCGGCGGCGCCAATATCGAACGCCAGCGCTGA
- the coaA gene encoding type I pantothenate kinase, which translates to MGGHAAFRDGETKLPYLVFSRPEWAALRANVPLSLSEEEVASLRGRNEPVSLADIRDVYLPLSRLLNLYVLASRSLNSMVESAFLGAPRSAVPFVIGIAGSVGVGKSTFARLLRAVLSRWPDHPRVDLVTTDGFLLPTRVLEERDLMQRKGFPESYDLRRMIGFLAALKAGERHLQVPFYSHEAYDVVPGQFETIDRPDILIFEGLNVLQTGSERAAVASDFFDFSIYLDAATADIESWYVERFLLLQRTAFRSPASYFHHYADLPRDEAKDVARRIWQRINLPNLEQNILPTRERARLIVRKERSHAVNEIRLRHL; encoded by the coding sequence TTGGGGGGGCATGCCGCGTTTCGCGACGGCGAGACGAAGCTGCCGTACCTGGTCTTTTCCCGGCCGGAATGGGCGGCGTTGCGGGCGAACGTGCCGCTGTCGCTGTCCGAAGAGGAGGTGGCGTCGCTGCGTGGCCGGAACGAGCCGGTCTCGCTGGCGGATATCCGGGACGTCTATCTGCCGCTGTCGCGCCTGCTGAACCTGTATGTGCTAGCCTCGCGCAGCCTGAACAGCATGGTCGAGAGCGCGTTTCTCGGCGCACCGCGCAGCGCGGTGCCCTTCGTCATCGGCATCGCCGGCAGCGTGGGCGTGGGCAAGAGCACGTTTGCCCGCCTGCTACGGGCCGTGCTGTCGCGCTGGCCGGACCATCCCAGGGTGGACCTGGTGACGACGGACGGTTTCCTGCTGCCCACGCGGGTGCTGGAGGAGCGCGACCTGATGCAGCGCAAGGGGTTTCCCGAAAGTTACGACCTGCGGCGCATGATCGGGTTCCTGGCCGCGCTGAAGGCGGGGGAGCGGCATCTGCAGGTGCCGTTCTATTCGCACGAGGCGTATGACGTCGTCCCCGGACAGTTCGAGACGATCGACCGGCCGGACATCCTGATCTTCGAGGGGCTGAACGTGCTGCAGACCGGCAGCGAGCGCGCGGCGGTGGCGTCGGATTTCTTTGATTTTTCGATTTATCTCGATGCGGCCACGGCCGACATCGAATCCTGGTATGTCGAGCGATTCCTGCTGCTGCAGCGCACGGCGTTCCGCAGCCCGGCATCCTATTTCCATCATTATGCGGATCTGCCGCGGGACGAGGCCAAGGACGTCGCGCGCCGGATCTGGCAGCGGATCAACCTGCCGAACCTGGAGCAGAATATCCTGCCGACCCGGGAACGGGCGCGCCTGATCGTGCGCAAGGAGCGCAGCCATGCCGTCAACGAAATCAGGTTGCGGCACCTCTGA